In a single window of the Balneola vulgaris DSM 17893 genome:
- the rsfS gene encoding ribosome silencing factor produces the protein MTDIQSPKNQQFSNAYSEEDLKPADVLNVITEALLSKKANDITVLDVSELTTLAEYFVVCHGNSDVQVKALADAVEDDVLKQTGEKSWRKEGAQGRSWIILDFVNIVVHVMSQEKREFYGIERMWNDAKVTHIKDEAK, from the coding sequence ATGACTGATATCCAATCACCTAAAAATCAACAATTTTCAAACGCCTATTCTGAAGAGGATTTAAAGCCTGCAGATGTTTTAAATGTAATTACAGAAGCATTACTCAGTAAAAAGGCTAACGACATTACGGTGCTGGACGTGTCTGAGCTCACAACACTGGCTGAATACTTTGTGGTTTGTCACGGTAACTCTGATGTTCAAGTAAAAGCCCTTGCCGACGCTGTTGAAGATGATGTACTCAAGCAAACTGGTGAAAAGTCGTGGAGAAAAGAAGGCGCTCAAGGAAGAAGCTGGATTATCTTAGATTTTGTAAACATCGTAGTACATGTAATGAGCCAAGAAAAGCGAGAGTTTTACGGTATTGAAAGAATGTGGAACGACGCTAAAGTAACGCACATCAAAGACGAGGCAAAGTAG
- a CDS encoding FAD-dependent oxidoreductase, protein MKKIVIVGGGPIGLFAGIMLNQAGFDCTILEKRLEPVPDSRSLGIHPVSLKYLDEIGVLDAFITEGIKIYNGHAYTPDKKLGSISFAQLAEPYNYILACPQSKTETILRAHINRSNPNALLTGARVTNVTSHKQSCHVSYTRDNMDYIIEADYLLLCDGKNSFCRDTLGIPFNGHSYPDTYIMGDFEDNTPFGDDAVVYLPSEGMIECFPLPNKMRRWVVKTPKLLKKPSPSDLTELVKERLNIELSGLQVNMLSSFGVQHYVASKFVHHRCILLGDAAHIVSPIGGQGMNLGWMGAYRVAKILASTQADSIPEQLDRFETTFRKIVKKAARNAEINMKLGRKQRLPLLRNFAIQTILKSPLRTMAAKQFTMLSLER, encoded by the coding sequence ATGAAGAAAATAGTGATAGTTGGTGGCGGACCTATTGGCCTTTTTGCAGGCATCATGCTAAACCAAGCAGGATTCGACTGTACCATATTAGAGAAAAGATTGGAGCCTGTTCCTGATTCGCGCTCCCTAGGTATTCATCCCGTATCATTGAAATACTTAGACGAGATCGGTGTTTTAGATGCCTTCATAACTGAAGGGATAAAAATTTATAATGGACATGCCTATACCCCTGATAAAAAGTTAGGAAGTATTTCCTTTGCCCAACTAGCGGAACCATACAACTATATACTAGCCTGTCCACAGTCTAAAACAGAGACTATACTTCGTGCGCATATCAATCGTAGTAACCCAAATGCATTACTTACCGGAGCTCGGGTTACGAATGTGACTTCACATAAACAGTCATGCCATGTTTCCTACACACGTGATAACATGGATTATATTATTGAAGCCGATTATCTGCTTCTTTGTGATGGTAAGAACAGTTTTTGCAGAGATACTTTAGGGATACCATTTAATGGGCATTCCTATCCCGACACCTACATTATGGGCGACTTCGAAGATAATACCCCATTCGGTGATGATGCTGTGGTTTACCTGCCATCTGAAGGCATGATTGAATGCTTTCCACTTCCTAACAAAATGAGAAGGTGGGTTGTAAAAACTCCAAAGTTGCTAAAAAAACCTTCCCCTTCAGATCTTACTGAACTCGTAAAAGAGCGACTGAACATTGAATTAAGTGGGTTGCAAGTAAATATGCTCAGTTCGTTTGGAGTACAACATTATGTAGCTTCTAAATTTGTTCATCATCGATGCATATTGTTAGGCGATGCCGCCCATATTGTTAGTCCTATTGGAGGGCAAGGCATGAATTTAGGATGGATGGGTGCATATAGAGTTGCTAAAATTTTAGCCTCTACTCAAGCAGATAGCATTCCAGAACAACTCGATAGATTTGAAACAACCTTTCGTAAGATTGTGAAAAAAGCTGCGAGAAATGCTGAAATCAACATGAAGCTAGGGAGGAAACAACGTTTACCGCTTCTTCGCAATTTTGCGATTCAAACAATCTTGAAAAGCCCATTACGTACAATGGCCGCTAAACAATTTACTATGCTTTCCTTAGAGCGTTAG
- a CDS encoding 2-hydroxyacid dehydrogenase: MGSSLPKVLITEPIPDKSIEFLSDRYTVEIGEKGRFQNEDALIEAIPEYHALLCMLSNPITKNVLQAGTNLKVVANFAVGYNNIDVEAATELGIKVANTPDVLTEACGDFAMGLLMAVSRKFNDAEQYLREGHFKGWEPLGFLGLELRGKTLGIIGMGRIGQAFAHRAKAFGMNIAYHNRSPLSQKEEQPLQASYIKDLDQLISTSDVVSVNCPLTPETHHLINERRLGLMQEHALLINISRGPVVDEKALAHALHNKHIAGAGLDVFEEEPKVYPHLLTAPNCTMLPHIASATFETRDAIGMLAVQAIHKILNGDDPKSITNLVN; this comes from the coding sequence ATGGGCTCATCTTTACCAAAAGTACTAATAACTGAGCCTATACCTGACAAATCGATTGAGTTTCTCTCAGATCGATACACAGTAGAAATTGGTGAGAAAGGACGTTTTCAGAATGAAGACGCTTTAATTGAAGCCATCCCTGAATACCATGCTCTACTATGCATGCTATCCAATCCCATTACCAAAAATGTACTTCAAGCGGGCACCAACTTAAAAGTAGTGGCCAATTTTGCCGTTGGCTATAACAATATTGACGTTGAAGCCGCGACCGAGCTTGGAATTAAAGTTGCCAATACTCCTGATGTACTTACTGAGGCCTGTGGTGATTTTGCAATGGGCTTACTCATGGCTGTTTCACGCAAATTCAATGATGCCGAGCAATACTTAAGAGAAGGCCATTTTAAAGGATGGGAACCACTTGGCTTTTTAGGTTTGGAGCTTCGTGGAAAGACATTAGGCATTATTGGCATGGGAAGAATTGGCCAAGCATTTGCTCATCGTGCCAAAGCATTTGGTATGAACATCGCTTATCACAACCGCTCTCCTCTTTCTCAAAAAGAAGAGCAACCATTACAAGCGTCATATATTAAAGACCTAGATCAACTCATTTCAACAAGTGATGTTGTGAGCGTAAATTGTCCACTTACTCCCGAAACACATCATTTGATTAATGAAAGACGATTAGGGCTTATGCAAGAACATGCGCTACTAATCAATATTTCTAGAGGGCCGGTTGTTGATGAGAAAGCCTTAGCTCATGCTCTTCACAACAAACACATTGCGGGGGCTGGATTAGACGTATTTGAAGAAGAGCCTAAAGTTTACCCACATTTACTTACTGCGCCCAATTGCACCATGCTACCTCATATTGCCAGTGCTACTTTTGAAACTCGCGATGCCATTGGTATGTTAGCGGTTCAGGCAATTCACAAAATTCTAAATGGTGATGACCCAAAGAGTATCACAAACTTAGTTAACTAA
- a CDS encoding methyltransferase domain-containing protein, translating to MPLFLRQRATNLTEHMDSEECSLELIRATYQQFYTINNLLSQWRKIYKSHISPFLKANNGKATVLDIGFGGGDIAFLLHDLASEEGYTLDITGIELDRRALDFVRSLDCPSNIFFRQGLSSDLVDEGRTFDFVISNHLLHHLNSSEFDAVCKDAEQLSTHKVIFNDIERSDIGYALFATFARLLFRNSLIVVDGLISIRRSYTHHELTERAPINWQVQRLFPFRLLLTYSHHSA from the coding sequence ATGCCACTATTTCTTCGACAGCGAGCGACGAACTTAACTGAACATATGGATAGTGAGGAATGTAGTTTAGAACTCATAAGAGCTACCTACCAACAATTCTACACCATTAACAATCTACTTTCACAATGGCGGAAAATCTACAAATCACATATCTCCCCCTTTTTAAAAGCCAACAATGGCAAGGCAACCGTTTTAGATATTGGTTTTGGTGGAGGTGACATTGCTTTTTTACTACACGATTTAGCCTCTGAAGAAGGATACACACTCGATATAACAGGTATAGAATTAGATCGCCGGGCACTAGACTTTGTTCGTTCACTAGATTGCCCTTCCAATATATTTTTCAGGCAAGGTCTAAGCTCTGACTTAGTGGATGAGGGAAGAACTTTCGATTTCGTTATCTCCAATCATTTATTACATCACTTAAACAGCTCCGAATTCGATGCTGTTTGTAAGGATGCAGAACAACTATCTACACACAAAGTCATCTTCAACGATATTGAACGAAGCGATATAGGCTACGCCCTATTTGCCACCTTTGCAAGGTTGTTATTCAGAAATTCACTGATAGTAGTTGATGGACTTATTTCCATTCGACGCAGTTATACTCACCATGAATTAACGGAACGTGCACCCATAAACTGGCAAGTACAAAGACTCTTTCCATTTCGATTGTTACTCACCTATTCACATCATTCAGCATGA
- a CDS encoding sensor histidine kinase, producing the protein MNREHFHKIYFYTALLILAGLGYVVAEIWHLKSQPDEAEIKKLATESVEKAASAFQDYVQNFEEQSLIAFGAIQSQIINNELSEEEIYELISNEPSFWGASLFKNDSLIVWSGYTEQLNGPPPFVPKKFTLYVLRDRNVNYLKGINAFTTADSTEYSFVTTTKLKQRNTLDIGSNTELTTSEILDIDLPYPVHFKYFSTVPDDIIYKKTVAVHANLEATTVYASHSDQLFFEQNRERLYTKVKMFLLLVFFGVGGMLMINLSNRFDSRRSFLMLLISLILGWSLLWLLLPTLKLELILGINSSLRELIHLGLNAFLAFLFAVLISEFYYSNRNFKVKVGIKASTIISPLFGLVIASVTTAISVSLYGYIVDTNLHITDLNLVPSFSVYLLYAFSGMLWISASWSIVYLIVILFKTVSTRGLSTLFFIIFGFILGMYLVGLTRLQDNIDWLIYTSSSIFIVLISISYLSWRNTLHLQYKSKLRLILFICFVATVISYVPFYNGQIERRNSVMENQAKSFTHNSESQIENITIEILIRLEKQLSALEVTDLEEQSDQLISEFNDEVTSLIESRQEWQSYSFSVQLIDTKGDPLAEFTTNLNAPGWTKTFDMFSLEIPYEQERIRRDRLRPIIRENPLERPSSSYTTYRQGWVPVFESPTSERKIAWVITSVYQEQPQYRKPLRAVVASKKEQEKNSSFLISEYENGELKRSATNGLPIEIPSLTVLPDEILEQIEQDSVFYRNTTLGGQDIKEYYWKIDDGNVIRVATFNTTFANHAFGLLRFFFYLLATLFLVTLILQWQKDILIIGSNIRFKDRLIDRFVIASMLCLIALIATSSGTIIKQSAEIVVDDLNNKLVSVANTYENSSNEDVTETLLLSSNLLNSDAVLFKGSELIGSTAPQIFSQHILPSQVPWDVFNAIINNGSDVEIRSYKLGDQDLLIGFKPIILNGEVTNIAAIPTFLKTPSFNEQLLSTTSYLVGMFFIIFGVFILGAAYIANQMTTPLEELNEGIKTISEGSLETTLPVKSKDEIGSLTNAFNVMVYRLQDLRKNLVEVEREAAWKEMAQQVAHEIKNPLTPMKLSLQHLERQINNPNISDEKIKAQFSKVNQNLIEQIESLSKIASDFSKFAKPIEQPLERMDINEVLSAVSEMYAHEERIHLNVDLHSEPIFIQGVKDELRRVFINLIKNAIEAIPKKGEVSINSLKAGDRVIVQISDTGEGIAEENQSSIFVPNFSTKSSGTGLGLAISKKIIEAHDGEIRFVSMPGEGTTFEVIFKITN; encoded by the coding sequence TTGAATCGGGAACACTTCCATAAAATTTATTTCTATACTGCTTTATTAATATTAGCAGGACTGGGTTATGTAGTAGCTGAAATTTGGCACTTAAAGTCACAACCTGACGAAGCCGAAATTAAGAAGCTAGCCACAGAAAGTGTCGAAAAAGCCGCTTCCGCTTTCCAAGATTATGTGCAAAACTTTGAAGAACAAAGCCTCATAGCCTTTGGAGCTATTCAGTCACAAATCATCAATAATGAACTTTCTGAAGAGGAGATTTATGAGCTTATATCAAATGAGCCAAGTTTTTGGGGAGCTTCATTATTTAAGAACGATTCGCTTATAGTATGGTCGGGCTATACCGAACAGCTTAACGGTCCCCCACCTTTCGTTCCTAAAAAGTTTACCCTTTATGTACTCAGAGACAGAAATGTAAATTACCTGAAGGGTATTAATGCCTTTACCACTGCTGATTCTACCGAATATAGTTTCGTTACCACTACAAAATTAAAGCAACGAAACACCTTAGATATCGGAAGTAATACGGAACTAACGACTTCTGAGATTTTAGATATCGATTTACCATATCCTGTACATTTTAAGTACTTCTCTACCGTTCCTGATGACATCATCTACAAAAAAACGGTTGCTGTTCATGCAAACTTAGAGGCAACAACGGTATATGCCTCACACAGTGATCAACTGTTTTTTGAGCAAAACAGAGAACGACTATATACCAAAGTAAAAATGTTTTTGCTGTTGGTTTTTTTCGGTGTAGGTGGCATGTTGATGATCAATCTCAGTAATCGATTTGATTCAAGGCGTTCTTTTTTAATGCTACTGATTTCCCTCATTCTTGGATGGTCATTGCTTTGGTTACTTCTACCCACTTTAAAACTCGAATTGATTCTTGGTATTAACTCATCACTTCGAGAGCTCATTCATCTTGGACTAAATGCATTTCTAGCCTTCCTTTTTGCGGTACTTATTTCTGAGTTTTATTACTCAAATAGAAACTTTAAAGTAAAAGTGGGGATTAAAGCTAGCACGATCATTTCCCCACTCTTTGGGTTGGTTATCGCTTCTGTTACAACCGCTATTTCAGTTTCTCTGTATGGCTATATCGTAGATACTAATCTTCATATTACTGACCTTAATCTAGTTCCCTCCTTTTCTGTATATCTGCTGTATGCATTTTCAGGAATGCTATGGATTTCAGCTTCGTGGAGTATTGTATATCTGATTGTCATCTTGTTCAAAACCGTAAGTACACGAGGTTTATCCACCCTCTTTTTTATCATTTTCGGTTTTATACTTGGGATGTATTTAGTGGGACTTACTCGACTTCAAGACAATATCGATTGGCTGATTTACACCTCTTCTTCCATCTTCATAGTTCTTATATCGATTTCCTATTTATCGTGGAGAAACACCCTTCACTTACAGTACAAATCAAAGCTTAGGCTTATTCTTTTCATCTGCTTTGTAGCTACCGTGATTTCGTATGTACCCTTCTATAATGGGCAGATTGAACGCCGAAATTCGGTAATGGAAAACCAGGCTAAATCATTTACTCATAATTCTGAAAGCCAAATTGAAAACATCACTATCGAAATATTAATTCGATTGGAAAAACAGTTGTCTGCATTAGAAGTCACTGATTTGGAAGAACAGAGTGATCAATTGATCTCTGAATTTAATGATGAGGTAACGAGTTTAATTGAAAGTAGACAAGAGTGGCAATCATATTCATTTTCCGTCCAACTTATAGACACGAAGGGAGACCCATTAGCTGAATTTACTACCAATTTAAATGCACCTGGTTGGACCAAAACTTTCGACATGTTCAGCTTGGAGATACCCTACGAGCAGGAAAGGATTCGTCGTGATCGATTGAGACCTATCATCCGTGAGAATCCACTTGAACGTCCATCTTCAAGTTACACCACTTATCGTCAAGGTTGGGTTCCAGTTTTTGAATCCCCAACTAGTGAACGAAAAATTGCTTGGGTTATCACTTCCGTGTATCAGGAACAACCACAGTACCGCAAACCGTTACGAGCTGTAGTGGCTAGCAAAAAAGAACAGGAAAAAAATTCTTCGTTTTTGATCAGTGAATATGAAAATGGTGAATTAAAAAGAAGTGCTACCAATGGCCTGCCTATTGAAATCCCAAGTTTAACTGTACTACCCGATGAGATTCTAGAGCAAATAGAACAAGATTCGGTATTCTATAGAAATACTACTTTAGGTGGGCAAGACATCAAAGAGTATTACTGGAAAATTGATGATGGTAATGTAATCCGAGTTGCTACATTCAATACTACCTTTGCTAATCATGCTTTTGGGTTACTCCGCTTCTTTTTCTACTTACTGGCTACACTATTCTTAGTCACCTTAATCCTGCAATGGCAAAAGGATATACTCATAATTGGGTCGAATATACGCTTTAAAGATCGCCTTATTGATCGATTTGTAATCGCTTCGATGCTATGTTTAATCGCATTAATTGCTACTTCATCGGGAACCATTATCAAACAAAGTGCTGAAATTGTAGTTGATGACTTGAATAACAAGTTGGTAAGCGTGGCTAATACCTATGAAAACAGTTCCAATGAAGATGTTACTGAAACGCTATTGTTATCCAGCAACTTATTGAATTCTGATGCGGTACTTTTTAAAGGGAGTGAGTTAATTGGATCTACTGCGCCACAAATATTTTCACAGCATATACTCCCATCACAAGTTCCATGGGATGTATTTAACGCAATCATCAATAATGGTAGTGATGTTGAAATTAGATCTTACAAGTTAGGCGACCAAGACCTGTTGATTGGTTTCAAACCAATTATTTTAAATGGGGAAGTTACTAATATCGCTGCTATCCCAACCTTCCTGAAAACGCCTTCATTCAACGAGCAGTTACTATCAACTACCAGCTATTTGGTTGGGATGTTCTTCATTATTTTTGGTGTATTCATTTTAGGCGCCGCTTATATAGCAAATCAAATGACCACCCCTCTTGAAGAACTTAATGAAGGGATTAAAACGATCTCTGAAGGTAGCCTTGAAACCACTCTTCCAGTAAAAAGTAAAGATGAAATCGGTTCCTTAACCAATGCCTTTAATGTGATGGTTTATCGCCTTCAAGATCTAAGAAAAAACTTAGTTGAGGTTGAACGTGAAGCAGCTTGGAAGGAGATGGCTCAGCAAGTTGCCCATGAGATAAAGAACCCATTAACTCCGATGAAGCTCAGCCTTCAGCATTTAGAGCGACAAATTAATAACCCGAATATATCTGATGAAAAAATTAAGGCTCAGTTTTCTAAAGTGAACCAGAACCTTATTGAACAAATTGAATCGCTCAGTAAAATCGCTTCTGATTTCTCAAAGTTTGCCAAGCCTATTGAGCAGCCTTTAGAAAGAATGGACATCAACGAAGTGCTAAGTGCCGTATCAGAAATGTATGCCCATGAAGAGCGCATTCACTTAAATGTTGATTTGCATTCCGAACCAATATTCATCCAAGGAGTGAAGGATGAACTTCGAAGAGTGTTTATTAATTTGATTAAAAATGCGATTGAGGCTATCCCTAAAAAAGGTGAAGTGAGTATAAACAGCCTAAAAGCAGGTGACCGTGTAATTGTTCAAATTTCGGATACAGGTGAGGGCATCGCTGAAGAAAATCAATCATCCATTTTTGTACCTAATTTTAGTACTAAGAGTAGCGGCACGGGTTTAGGGTTGGCTATATCTAAAAAGATCATAGAGGCTCACGACGGTGAAATAAGGTTTGTGTCTATGCCCGGTGAAGGCACAACCTTTGAAGTGATTTTCAAGATTACTAATTGA
- a CDS encoding MATE family efflux transporter, with translation MSSTQNEIKKESKILFKLGGPIVATQLMRMGLNFTDTVMAGNLSALDLASVAIGNALYLPITIFCMSTLIAINPVASQLLGARKFEEIGMSARQLFWLIIFLSVPCFFLIRNLGIIMEWVGVTPEIIPLASEYLNAISWGILPLFAYAGVRFFSEALSVTKPAMYIAAISLVLNVGANYVLMYGKLGFPQLGAVGAGYATSLLNLFAAIAFIIFTAKFKPFHRFNIFARTKGPDFKIIKELLTVGLPNGVSSAMEVLLFAAVSVLMGTLSVEASASHQIAINVAATLYMIPFGLSIAISQRVGFSLGQGSMSKARFRGFVGIGICAGIMTLTALVLFTIPDAIIAIYTNDPLVSVMSVSLLFMAGLFQISDGLQVGGFGALRGLKDTRVPMIVNFISYWLIGFPVGYYLGIISDFGPEGLWIGLISGLSVAAVLHNYRFNKLTSA, from the coding sequence ATGTCGAGTACCCAAAATGAAATAAAAAAAGAGTCCAAGATATTATTCAAGCTTGGCGGACCCATCGTAGCAACTCAACTTATGCGAATGGGGCTCAACTTCACCGACACGGTGATGGCGGGGAATCTCTCAGCCTTAGACTTAGCAAGTGTAGCCATTGGTAATGCCTTGTACCTACCCATTACCATATTTTGCATGTCTACTTTGATTGCAATCAATCCTGTAGCTTCACAGCTTTTAGGCGCACGTAAATTTGAAGAAATTGGCATGAGTGCTCGTCAATTATTCTGGTTAATCATTTTTTTATCCGTGCCCTGCTTTTTCTTAATTCGCAATCTCGGCATCATTATGGAATGGGTTGGAGTTACGCCCGAAATCATCCCATTAGCCAGTGAATATTTGAATGCAATTTCATGGGGCATACTCCCTCTATTTGCTTATGCTGGGGTTCGCTTTTTTAGTGAAGCATTATCCGTTACAAAGCCTGCTATGTACATTGCTGCAATAAGTTTGGTGCTTAATGTAGGAGCCAACTATGTATTAATGTATGGGAAATTAGGATTCCCTCAATTAGGTGCTGTAGGTGCCGGTTATGCCACCTCATTATTAAACCTTTTTGCGGCTATTGCCTTCATAATTTTTACAGCCAAATTTAAGCCCTTTCACCGTTTCAATATATTTGCACGTACCAAAGGCCCTGATTTTAAAATCATTAAAGAGTTACTCACTGTAGGCTTACCTAATGGTGTTAGTTCAGCTATGGAAGTATTGCTCTTTGCAGCTGTTAGTGTGTTGATGGGAACGCTTAGCGTTGAAGCATCCGCATCCCATCAAATAGCTATTAATGTGGCCGCTACGCTCTATATGATTCCATTTGGTTTATCGATAGCTATATCACAACGAGTAGGTTTTTCACTGGGGCAGGGATCAATGTCGAAAGCTCGATTTAGAGGTTTTGTAGGAATCGGTATTTGTGCAGGCATCATGACTCTTACCGCACTTGTATTATTTACTATTCCTGATGCCATCATCGCTATTTACACCAATGATCCTTTGGTTAGTGTAATGTCTGTGTCGCTACTATTTATGGCTGGGTTATTTCAAATATCCGATGGCTTACAAGTAGGGGGCTTTGGAGCTCTGCGTGGATTAAAAGACACACGAGTTCCTATGATTGTGAACTTTATTTCTTATTGGCTTATTGGCTTCCCCGTTGGTTACTACCTCGGCATCATCTCCGACTTCGGGCCAGAAGGGCTGTGGATTGGTTTAATCTCAGGCTTAAGCGTGGCTGCAGTACTGCATAACTATCGCTTCAACAAACTCACTTCTGCCTAA
- a CDS encoding type III polyketide synthase produces MSSYIHCISTSVPDGFNHQQNIRELMKHYLQGDRKTQAILHRIYTQSGIEKRHSVITDFHKEPNGEALFLNGTTTLAPPSTAIRNDVYKKEASRLFKETGAKLLKESSFAPEDITHVITVSCTGFYAPGPDYELVKALHLKPTTQRFHIGFMGCYAAFPAMKMAQAFCEYDPDAVVMIVATELCSLHFQSSTDVDQLLSGSVFADGSAGLIMSAQKPENHGFQINNFASSLADSGEKDMAWDIGDYGFEMVLSTYVPDIIQANLDDVLQPLFNQFELSHQDIDQWAIHPGGRSIIDKVEEHFQLEAQQIHSSRTVLKEYGNMSSATVLFVLADLLNVDYQSGNKVLPMAFGPGLTIESGLFTMI; encoded by the coding sequence ATGTCTTCTTATATCCATTGCATATCCACCTCCGTTCCTGATGGTTTTAATCATCAGCAGAACATCCGTGAACTCATGAAGCACTACTTACAAGGAGATCGGAAAACACAAGCAATACTACATCGCATTTACACCCAATCTGGTATTGAGAAAAGACATTCCGTTATTACCGACTTTCACAAAGAACCCAATGGTGAAGCTTTATTTTTAAACGGAACTACGACTTTAGCTCCTCCCTCTACGGCCATAAGAAATGACGTTTATAAGAAAGAAGCATCACGGTTATTTAAAGAAACAGGCGCAAAGTTATTAAAAGAAAGTTCTTTCGCTCCCGAGGATATTACCCATGTGATAACTGTATCCTGTACGGGTTTTTATGCACCAGGACCTGACTATGAATTGGTTAAAGCATTACATCTAAAACCGACTACTCAACGATTTCATATTGGATTTATGGGGTGCTATGCTGCATTCCCTGCAATGAAAATGGCTCAAGCTTTTTGTGAATATGATCCAGATGCTGTGGTAATGATTGTAGCCACCGAGCTATGTTCCTTACATTTTCAAAGCTCCACCGATGTTGATCAATTATTATCAGGTTCTGTATTTGCGGATGGATCTGCTGGTTTAATTATGAGTGCTCAAAAACCAGAAAACCACGGCTTTCAAATAAATAACTTCGCATCCTCCTTAGCTGATAGTGGGGAGAAGGATATGGCTTGGGATATTGGTGATTATGGCTTCGAAATGGTTTTATCTACCTATGTGCCCGATATAATTCAGGCAAACTTAGACGATGTGTTACAACCACTATTCAATCAATTTGAATTGTCTCATCAAGACATCGATCAATGGGCCATCCACCCTGGTGGGCGTTCAATTATCGATAAAGTTGAAGAACACTTTCAGCTCGAAGCTCAACAAATTCACTCATCAAGAACCGTGCTAAAAGAATATGGAAATATGAGTAGTGCAACGGTACTATTTGTTTTAGCAGATTTGTTGAATGTGGATTACCAAAGTGGTAATAAAGTATTACCTATGGCCTTTGGCCCTGGTCTTACCATTGAAAGCGGACTATTCACAATGATTTGA